A single window of Microbispora hainanensis DNA harbors:
- a CDS encoding MarP family serine protease, translating into MRGDLLDLILIGLVVAFAVSGYRQGFIIGAFSFIGFVGGAILGLFIAPPLAGAIVSGDIERALLAIVIVFLAATIGQFASSTIGAVARSHVTWEPAKAVDAFGGSVASGLSVLVIAWLIGSLMVSMSIGQPLIKDQINGSVVWQTVDEAIPDGVGALQKQFRDFVNTSEWPQVITSIGGQNVPPPDQTLINSSPALVRARRAIVKVQGTAPSCRKRIEGTGFVYARQRIMTNAHVVAGVTEGLKVTDYDGNQYDARVVLYNPERDIAVLFVPGLPINALRFDMEADKGDSAIIAGYPKGHPFTPLAARIRIKQRAESYDIYNQRKVEREVYAIRGKVQPGNSGGPLLSPDGRVFGVIFAAATDQPETGYALTAEEVMPDAKDGSAAVVRVGTQDCD; encoded by the coding sequence GTGCGCGGCGATCTTCTCGATCTCATCCTGATCGGCCTGGTGGTGGCCTTCGCGGTATCCGGTTACCGGCAGGGCTTCATCATCGGGGCCTTCAGCTTCATCGGATTCGTCGGCGGCGCCATCCTGGGCCTGTTCATCGCACCGCCCCTGGCCGGAGCGATCGTCAGCGGTGACATCGAGAGGGCCCTGTTAGCCATCGTCATCGTCTTCCTGGCCGCGACGATCGGGCAGTTCGCGTCCTCGACCATCGGCGCGGTGGCCCGCAGCCACGTCACCTGGGAGCCGGCCAAGGCGGTCGACGCCTTCGGCGGCTCGGTCGCCAGCGGTCTTTCGGTTCTGGTCATCGCCTGGCTGATCGGCTCCCTGATGGTCTCGATGAGCATCGGCCAGCCGCTGATCAAGGACCAGATCAACGGATCGGTCGTGTGGCAGACGGTCGACGAGGCCATCCCCGACGGCGTGGGGGCACTGCAGAAGCAGTTCAGGGACTTCGTCAACACCTCGGAGTGGCCGCAGGTCATCACCTCCATCGGCGGCCAGAACGTGCCCCCGCCCGACCAGACCCTGATCAACAGCAGCCCCGCACTCGTGCGGGCCCGCAGGGCGATCGTCAAGGTGCAGGGCACCGCCCCGAGCTGCCGCAAGCGCATCGAGGGCACCGGGTTCGTCTACGCGCGCCAGCGGATCATGACCAACGCGCACGTCGTCGCCGGAGTCACCGAGGGCCTGAAGGTCACCGACTACGACGGCAACCAATACGACGCCCGGGTCGTCCTGTACAACCCCGAGCGCGACATCGCCGTGCTGTTCGTCCCCGGCCTCCCGATCAACGCGCTGCGCTTCGACATGGAAGCCGACAAGGGCGACAGCGCGATCATCGCGGGGTATCCGAAGGGACACCCCTTCACACCGCTCGCCGCGCGCATCAGGATCAAGCAGCGCGCCGAGTCGTACGACATCTACAACCAGCGCAAGGTCGAGCGCGAGGTCTATGCCATCCGGGGCAAGGTCCAGCCGGGCAACTCGGGCGGGCCGCTGCTGAGCCCGGACGGCCGCGTGTTCGGCGTGATCTTCGCTGCCGCGACCGACCAGCCCGAGACGGGTTACGCCCTCACGGCGGAGGAGGTCATGCCCGACGCCAAGGACGGCAGCGCCGCCGTCGTCCGCGTGGGCACCCAGGACTGCGACTAG
- a CDS encoding DUF309 domain-containing protein — MPDDYAPAAEEALEEARKLLAAGRPFHAHEVLEARWKTGPDEERELWQGLAQICVGLTHIQRGNLSGAAALLTRGSARLGAYGSTRPYRLDLRALAVEADAVTTAIDEGNADAGSAITAILTRLTPA, encoded by the coding sequence GTGCCGGACGACTACGCCCCCGCCGCCGAGGAGGCGCTGGAGGAGGCCAGGAAGCTGCTCGCGGCGGGCCGGCCGTTCCACGCCCACGAGGTGCTGGAGGCCCGCTGGAAGACCGGCCCCGACGAGGAACGCGAGTTGTGGCAGGGTCTCGCGCAGATATGCGTCGGTCTGACGCACATCCAGCGCGGCAACCTCTCCGGCGCCGCCGCACTGCTGACCCGCGGGTCCGCCCGGCTCGGCGCGTACGGCTCCACGCGGCCCTACCGGCTGGACCTGCGGGCCCTGGCCGTGGAGGCCGACGCGGTCACGACCGCCATCGATGAGGGAAACGCCGACGCCGGCTCCGCCATCACCGCCATCCTGACCCGGCTCACCCCCGCGTAG
- a CDS encoding alpha/beta fold hydrolase — MPVDETLIEVEGPWTHRAVHAGGVRFHVAEAGEGPLVLLLHGFPQFWWTWRHQLPALAEAGYRAVAVDLRGYGTSDKPPRGYDLPTLAVDAAGLVRALGETSAIVVGHDWGGLLGWTMSVLDPKVVRRLVPVSAPHPLRMRSALFTDPLGQLKASRYALGFQLPFLPERKLTRKGGAAVGKLVERWAGPQWPGDGVTRAYREAMRLPAVAHCALEYYRWFARSQLRADGFRYARQMRAEIEAPTLQLHGALDPCILPRTAQGSSRFVAAPYRWRLIEGAGHFPHEERPEQFNTELISWLSDPEPDR; from the coding sequence ATGCCGGTTGACGAGACGCTGATCGAGGTCGAGGGCCCCTGGACACACCGTGCGGTGCACGCGGGCGGTGTGCGGTTCCACGTGGCCGAGGCCGGTGAAGGGCCGCTGGTCCTGCTGCTGCACGGGTTCCCCCAGTTCTGGTGGACCTGGCGGCACCAGCTTCCGGCGCTGGCGGAGGCCGGCTACCGCGCCGTCGCCGTCGACCTGCGCGGTTACGGCACCAGCGACAAGCCGCCGCGCGGCTACGACCTGCCCACGTTGGCCGTCGACGCGGCGGGCCTGGTGCGCGCGCTCGGCGAGACGAGCGCGATCGTGGTGGGCCATGACTGGGGCGGGCTGCTGGGCTGGACGATGAGCGTCCTCGACCCGAAGGTGGTGCGGCGGCTGGTGCCCGTCTCGGCGCCGCATCCGCTGCGCATGCGCTCCGCGCTGTTCACCGACCCGCTCGGGCAGCTCAAGGCCAGCCGCTACGCCCTGGGGTTCCAGCTCCCCTTCCTGCCGGAGCGGAAGCTGACCCGCAAGGGCGGCGCCGCGGTGGGCAAGCTCGTCGAGAGGTGGGCCGGACCGCAGTGGCCCGGCGACGGCGTCACACGGGCATACCGGGAGGCGATGCGGCTCCCGGCGGTGGCGCACTGCGCGCTGGAGTACTACCGCTGGTTCGCCCGGTCGCAGCTCCGCGCCGACGGCTTCCGCTACGCCCGGCAGATGCGCGCGGAGATCGAGGCGCCGACGCTGCAGTTGCACGGCGCGCTCGACCCGTGCATCCTGCCGCGGACCGCCCAGGGTTCCAGCAGGTTCGTGGCCGCGCCGTACCGGTGGCGGCTGATCGAGGGCGCCGGGCATTTCCCGCACGAAGAGCGCCCGGAGCAGTTCAACACCGAGCTCATCTCCTGGCTCTCCGACCCCGAGCCCGACCGCTGA
- a CDS encoding phage holin family protein, whose protein sequence is MPEDESLGALVAQASHHISTLVRSEIELAKAELKFDAKRVGVAAGLFGAAAFMGHLCLILASFAIAYALVAVGLATWLAFTIVTVFYLVVAGLLVLVGYRRLKGLTGMKRTRRSLRGLAGPEEAEDGLPERVPAPAARPAAPAPPPYTGPTAGQVGAHRESVSDAG, encoded by the coding sequence ATGCCCGAGGACGAATCGCTCGGTGCGCTGGTCGCCCAGGCGAGCCATCACATCTCGACCCTCGTACGGTCGGAGATCGAGCTGGCGAAGGCCGAGCTCAAATTCGACGCGAAGCGGGTCGGCGTGGCCGCCGGGCTGTTCGGCGCCGCGGCCTTCATGGGGCACCTGTGCCTCATCCTGGCCTCGTTCGCGATCGCGTACGCCCTCGTGGCCGTGGGTCTGGCCACCTGGCTGGCGTTCACGATCGTCACGGTGTTCTACCTCGTGGTGGCCGGGCTGCTGGTCCTCGTCGGCTATCGACGGCTCAAGGGGCTGACCGGCATGAAGCGCACGAGACGGAGCCTGCGTGGCCTGGCCGGCCCGGAGGAGGCGGAGGACGGGCTGCCGGAGAGGGTTCCGGCTCCCGCGGCAAGGCCCGCGGCCCCGGCGCCCCCGCCGTACACGGGCCCGACCGCCGGGCAGGTGGGCGCCCACCGGGAGTCCGTGAGCGATGCCGGTTGA
- the acs gene encoding acetate--CoA ligase translates to MATETPGQETQETLSNLLSETRRFEPPADLASAANVKADAYEEAAQDRLAFWERAAERLTWAERWDTTLEWKPPFAKWFIGGKLNVAYNCVDRHVEAGRGDKVAYYWEGEPEGDSRTITYADLQKEVAKAANALQELGVGKGDRVAVYMPMIPELPITLLACARIGAIHSVVFGGFSSSALKSRIHDADAKVVVTADGGFRRGAPSALKPTVDEAVAECPGVEHVLVVRRTGQDVAVTERDIWWHDLVDRQPAEHEPVPHDAEDPLYILYTSGTTGKPKGILHTTGGYLTQVAWTHHAVFDLKPDSDIYWCTADIGWVTGHSYIVYGPLANGATSVIYEGTPDTPHRGRFWEIVQKYKVTILYTAPTAIRTFMKWGDDIPAKYDMSSLRVLGSVGEPINPEAYVWYREHIGANRCPVVDTWWQTETGGIMISPLPGVTAAKPGAAMQPLPGIAADVVDDQGNSVPNGGGGFLVVREPWPSMLRTIWGDDKRYIDTYWSRFDGMYFPGDGAKRDEDGDLWLLGRVDDVMLVSGHNISTTEVESALVSHPKVAEAAVVGATDPVTTQAIVAFVILRGTAEESDDIAAELRAHVSKTLGPIAKPRQILVVPELPKTRSGKIMRRLLRDVAENRSLGDVTTLTDDSVMNLIAQKLPTAKSED, encoded by the coding sequence GTGGCCACCGAGACCCCCGGTCAGGAAACCCAGGAGACGCTGTCGAACCTGCTGAGCGAGACGCGCCGGTTCGAGCCCCCGGCGGACCTGGCGTCGGCCGCGAACGTCAAAGCGGACGCCTACGAGGAGGCCGCACAGGACCGGCTCGCCTTCTGGGAGCGCGCCGCGGAGCGGCTGACGTGGGCGGAGCGCTGGGACACCACCCTTGAGTGGAAGCCGCCCTTCGCCAAGTGGTTCATCGGCGGCAAGCTGAACGTCGCCTACAACTGCGTCGACCGGCACGTCGAGGCCGGCCGTGGCGACAAGGTCGCCTACTACTGGGAGGGCGAGCCCGAGGGCGACAGCCGCACGATCACCTACGCCGACCTGCAGAAGGAGGTCGCGAAGGCCGCCAATGCCCTGCAGGAGCTGGGGGTGGGCAAGGGCGACAGGGTCGCGGTCTACATGCCGATGATCCCCGAGCTGCCGATCACCCTGCTGGCCTGCGCCAGGATCGGGGCGATCCACTCGGTGGTCTTCGGCGGCTTCTCCTCCTCCGCTCTCAAGAGCCGCATCCACGACGCGGACGCGAAGGTCGTCGTCACGGCCGACGGCGGCTTCCGCCGCGGCGCGCCCAGCGCGCTCAAGCCGACGGTCGACGAGGCGGTCGCCGAGTGCCCCGGCGTCGAGCACGTCCTCGTCGTACGCAGGACCGGTCAGGACGTCGCGGTCACCGAGCGGGACATCTGGTGGCACGACCTCGTGGACCGTCAGCCCGCCGAGCACGAGCCGGTGCCGCACGACGCCGAAGACCCGCTGTACATCCTCTACACCAGCGGCACCACCGGGAAGCCGAAGGGCATCCTGCACACCACCGGCGGCTACCTCACCCAGGTCGCCTGGACCCACCACGCGGTCTTCGACCTCAAGCCCGACAGCGACATCTACTGGTGCACCGCCGACATCGGCTGGGTGACCGGGCACTCGTACATCGTGTACGGCCCGCTCGCCAACGGCGCGACCAGCGTGATCTACGAGGGCACCCCGGACACCCCGCACCGCGGCCGTTTCTGGGAGATCGTGCAGAAGTACAAGGTCACGATCCTCTACACCGCCCCCACCGCGATCCGTACGTTCATGAAGTGGGGCGACGACATCCCCGCGAAGTACGACATGTCGTCCCTGCGGGTGCTCGGGTCGGTCGGCGAGCCCATCAACCCCGAGGCGTACGTCTGGTATCGCGAGCACATCGGCGCCAACCGCTGCCCCGTCGTGGACACGTGGTGGCAGACGGAGACCGGCGGCATCATGATCAGCCCGCTCCCGGGCGTCACGGCCGCCAAGCCCGGCGCCGCCATGCAGCCGCTGCCCGGCATCGCGGCCGACGTGGTCGACGACCAGGGCAACTCGGTGCCGAACGGCGGTGGCGGTTTCCTCGTGGTCCGCGAGCCGTGGCCGTCCATGCTCCGGACCATCTGGGGCGACGACAAGCGCTACATCGACACCTACTGGTCGCGGTTCGACGGGATGTACTTCCCCGGCGACGGCGCCAAGCGCGACGAGGACGGCGACCTGTGGCTGCTCGGCCGCGTGGACGACGTCATGCTCGTCTCGGGACACAACATCTCCACGACCGAGGTCGAGAGCGCGCTCGTCAGCCACCCGAAGGTGGCCGAGGCGGCCGTCGTGGGCGCCACCGACCCGGTGACCACCCAGGCCATCGTGGCCTTCGTGATCCTGCGCGGCACCGCGGAGGAGAGCGACGACATCGCGGCCGAGCTGCGCGCCCACGTGTCCAAGACGCTCGGCCCGATCGCCAAGCCGCGGCAGATCCTGGTCGTGCCCGAGCTGCCGAAGACCCGCTCCGGCAAGATCATGCGCCGCCTGCTGCGCGACGTGGCGGAGAACCGTTCGCTCGGCGACGTCACCACGCTGACCGACGACTCCGTCATGAACCTGATCGCGCAGAAGCTGCCCACCGCCAAGAGCGAGGACTGA
- a CDS encoding Fic family protein, translating into MSDPLAVIAGLPGVPEAVQEAREAVDRLYRHRVLRRRGPEVSAESALRGARASAAIEGVDVPLEPLRMGEVTDPVVQGALRASAELGRLAPTWRSAPRQVLARLHALAAAGLTADPGRPRTAPTTADPLGLGPAPGPEETAARMSALAGLVTNSTAPALVLAAIVHAELVVLRPFGVADGLVARAAERLTLVELGLDPKSLAVVEVGHADLGDAYAEGLRAYLKGTGEGVGTWVRHCASAVVHGVRETTAICEAMSR; encoded by the coding sequence GTGAGCGATCCCCTGGCCGTGATCGCCGGGCTGCCCGGCGTGCCCGAGGCCGTACAGGAGGCACGAGAGGCCGTCGACCGGCTCTACCGGCACCGGGTGCTGCGCCGGCGCGGACCCGAGGTGTCGGCCGAGTCGGCGCTGCGTGGCGCGCGCGCCTCCGCCGCGATCGAGGGCGTCGACGTGCCGCTGGAGCCGCTGCGCATGGGCGAGGTGACCGATCCCGTCGTACAGGGTGCGCTGCGTGCCTCGGCCGAGCTCGGCCGGCTGGCCCCCACGTGGCGTTCGGCGCCGCGGCAGGTCCTCGCCCGGCTGCACGCGCTGGCGGCGGCGGGGCTGACCGCCGACCCCGGCAGGCCCAGGACCGCGCCCACGACCGCAGATCCGCTCGGGCTCGGCCCGGCGCCCGGGCCGGAGGAGACCGCGGCCCGCATGTCGGCACTCGCCGGGCTGGTCACGAATTCCACCGCGCCCGCTCTCGTGCTCGCCGCGATCGTGCACGCGGAGCTGGTGGTGCTGCGCCCGTTCGGCGTGGCCGACGGCCTGGTCGCCCGCGCCGCCGAGCGGCTCACGCTGGTGGAACTCGGCCTCGATCCCAAGTCGCTCGCCGTGGTGGAGGTGGGCCACGCCGACCTCGGCGACGCGTACGCCGAGGGCCTCAGGGCCTACCTCAAGGGCACGGGGGAGGGCGTCGGCACCTGGGTGAGGCACTGCGCCTCGGCGGTCGTCCACGGCGTCCGCGAGACGACGGCGATCTGCGAGGCCATGTCCCGCTGA
- the ssd gene encoding septum site-determining protein Ssd — MPRPLAITDDQELLDDLLRIAAAAGVELDVAHAAAQARPHWMRAPLVVVGGDLADDLAATGPPPRQNVVVVTRAADDPDMWRRCVAVGAHTVLELPEAERLLVEEFGDAAEPVTRAGTVLCVVGGKGGAGATVLASSLALTASRGGLRTLLVDADPLGGGVDVLLGQEEAQGARWPDVVGREGRVSFAALQEALPTFGELTVLSAHRGEPVRIPREAMRVVLDAAQRGCDLIVVDLPRNLGEGEAEALARAAATIVVVPADLRGALAAAQTVTLLRPGTGDLRLVMRAGALDPEVVAASLSVPCVGVLPEVRGLVETLDRGDPPPLRRSPLGRFCAELLDSLLAGSSSPDPADPADRADRAERAGRVRRSDRSHRTDQSGRPFTGAGGS, encoded by the coding sequence ATGCCACGCCCACTGGCCATAACCGACGATCAGGAACTTCTCGACGATCTGCTCCGCATCGCCGCCGCCGCGGGCGTCGAACTCGACGTCGCCCACGCGGCCGCCCAGGCCCGCCCGCACTGGATGAGGGCCCCGCTGGTCGTGGTCGGTGGCGACCTGGCCGACGATCTCGCCGCCACGGGTCCGCCACCCCGGCAGAACGTGGTGGTCGTGACGCGGGCGGCCGACGACCCCGACATGTGGCGCAGATGCGTCGCGGTCGGGGCGCACACCGTGCTGGAGCTGCCCGAGGCCGAACGGCTTCTCGTGGAGGAGTTCGGCGACGCCGCCGAGCCCGTGACCAGGGCCGGCACGGTCTTGTGCGTCGTGGGAGGGAAGGGCGGAGCCGGTGCCACAGTCCTCGCGTCCTCCCTCGCGCTGACGGCGTCCCGCGGCGGGCTGCGCACACTCCTCGTCGACGCCGACCCGCTCGGCGGCGGCGTCGACGTGCTGCTCGGTCAGGAGGAGGCCCAGGGTGCCCGCTGGCCCGACGTCGTCGGGAGGGAAGGCAGGGTGAGCTTCGCCGCCCTTCAGGAGGCGCTGCCCACCTTCGGGGAGCTCACGGTGTTGTCGGCGCATCGCGGTGAGCCGGTGCGCATACCCCGGGAGGCGATGCGTGTCGTGCTCGACGCCGCGCAGCGCGGCTGCGACCTGATCGTGGTCGATTTGCCCCGCAATCTCGGCGAAGGCGAGGCCGAGGCGCTCGCCCGGGCCGCCGCGACGATCGTCGTCGTTCCCGCGGACCTGCGCGGAGCGCTCGCGGCGGCTCAGACGGTGACGCTGCTCCGGCCGGGGACCGGCGACCTGCGCCTGGTGATGCGCGCCGGGGCGCTCGATCCCGAGGTCGTCGCGGCCTCTCTGTCCGTCCCGTGCGTCGGTGTGCTCCCGGAGGTGCGCGGGCTCGTGGAGACGCTCGATCGGGGAGATCCGCCGCCACTGCGCCGCTCTCCGCTGGGCCGCTTCTGCGCCGAACTGCTCGACTCCCTCCTCGCCGGGTCTTCCTCACCCGACCCGGCCGACCCGGCCGACCGGGCCGACCGGGCCGAGCGGGCCGGCCGGGTCCGCCGAAGTGACCGGAGCCATCGGACCGACCAGAGCGGTCGGCCGTTCACCGGGGCGGGCGGCTCATGA
- a CDS encoding TadA family conjugal transfer-associated ATPase, translating into MTREGPVTVPGVAADLVEAVRVRLSQTGAAPTAAQVAAALRAERAVLGDAEVLAVARKLRAHLIGAGPLEALLAEPGVTDILVNGPREVWVDDGDGLRRTSVTFPGDDEVRRLAQRLAAAAGRRLDDACPYVDARLAGGVRLHAVLPPIAAEGTCLSLRLPSRRAFTVEELAAEGGAAVLRAIMAARLAFLVTGGTGTGKTTMLSAMLSLAGPAERLLLVEDSAELQPVHPHVVRLEARPPNLEGAGGVGLRDLVRQALRMRPDRLVVGEVRGAEVVDLLAALNTGHEGGCGTLHANNAADVPARLEALACAAGLSREAVHSQIAAALDLVIHLAREAGGGRRRVAEICVLERGPSGLVTAAPALTFDPDGRARRGPSFETLRARCPSFEAVGARCPASWPS; encoded by the coding sequence ATGACCCGTGAAGGCCCCGTGACCGTTCCCGGAGTCGCCGCCGATCTCGTTGAGGCGGTGCGCGTACGGCTCTCGCAGACCGGTGCCGCCCCCACCGCGGCCCAGGTGGCGGCGGCCCTGCGCGCGGAGCGGGCCGTGCTCGGCGACGCCGAGGTCCTCGCCGTCGCCCGAAAGCTGCGCGCTCATCTCATCGGCGCGGGCCCGCTCGAAGCCCTGCTGGCCGAGCCGGGTGTCACGGACATCCTGGTCAACGGGCCGCGCGAGGTGTGGGTGGACGACGGGGACGGCCTGCGCAGGACGAGCGTGACGTTTCCGGGAGACGACGAGGTCCGCAGGCTCGCCCAGCGCCTGGCCGCGGCTGCCGGACGCCGTCTCGACGACGCGTGCCCTTATGTGGACGCCCGGCTCGCGGGCGGCGTGCGCCTGCATGCGGTGCTCCCGCCGATCGCGGCCGAGGGAACCTGCCTGTCCCTGCGGCTGCCGTCACGGCGGGCGTTCACGGTGGAAGAACTCGCCGCGGAGGGCGGAGCCGCCGTGCTCCGCGCGATCATGGCGGCCCGGCTGGCATTCCTGGTCACGGGCGGCACCGGCACAGGAAAAACAACGATGTTGAGCGCCATGCTCTCACTCGCCGGCCCGGCGGAGCGTCTGCTGCTGGTCGAGGACTCCGCCGAGCTGCAGCCCGTGCACCCGCACGTCGTACGGCTGGAGGCACGGCCGCCGAACCTGGAAGGCGCGGGCGGGGTCGGGCTGCGCGATCTCGTACGGCAGGCCCTCCGGATGCGGCCCGATCGCCTCGTCGTGGGCGAGGTGCGAGGAGCCGAGGTTGTCGATCTCCTTGCCGCCCTCAACACGGGCCACGAGGGAGGCTGCGGCACGCTGCACGCGAACAACGCCGCCGACGTGCCCGCGAGGCTGGAGGCTCTGGCCTGTGCGGCCGGGCTGTCGCGGGAGGCGGTGCACAGTCAGATCGCCGCCGCGCTCGATCTCGTCATCCACCTCGCGCGGGAGGCCGGGGGAGGCCGCCGCCGCGTCGCCGAGATCTGCGTGCTCGAACGCGGCCCGTCCGGCCTGGTGACCGCGGCTCCGGCCCTGACCTTCGATCCGGACGGCCGGGCACGCCGGGGCCCGTCTTTCGAGACGTTGCGCGCACGCTGCCCGTCCTTCGAGGCGGTGGGAGCGCGCTGCCCGGCCTCGTGGCCGTCATGA